In the Candidatus Sysuiplasma jiujiangense genome, TGGAATTCTTCGGAAGCAGGGGCATCACAAGACTGATAACAGTGGATCCGCACACGACAAATGCGCTGTCAAGGCTCAGGGAATACCATAAGTCCGACATTGAAGTTATCCCGTATCTCTTTCTTCTTAAGGGTGCAAGGGCGGAGGGTGAGTTTGTACTGCATGATTCCTGCCTGTACTCGAAACACCTGAAAATGTACGAAAGCATCAGGCAGTTTATGAGGGACAGCGGCCTTAAGCTGAAGGAGGACAGAATGGTCACAGGCAGGGAGACTGCAATGTGCTGCGGTTCTCCCGTCGGTGTTGTGAATCCGGAGCTCAGCGGGGAAATAGCTGCCCATCGCGCAGTAAAACTGTCTTCTGTCGGGAGCAGGGTGATATTAATGTGCCCAATGTGCTATCAGAATCTTTCGCCACACATTCGGGATATTTCGGATCTGGCTGAGGTGATTCATTGATAAGTGAATGGGATGTAGCGCTCGAAAGGTCGACAGTGAACAACGTTCCCGGGGTATGGAACGTCCTTGAGAGATACCCTTACATTGAAAGCATCAGGAAGAGTCTCCGGGAAGCGAAATTGAAGGTTATTGAAAACATGGACGTGTATCTGAAGCAGGCTATGGAGTCTGTCTCAAGGAGCGGCGGTAAACCGCATTTCGCAAGGAATGCCGAAGAGG is a window encoding:
- a CDS encoding (Fe-S)-binding protein — protein: MSPANEQRLKSLVFLKKFAYGNLMKNYLPFPMDTKLCSGWAKGIPTEGPTVIYTSMMYQMAPLFKNYEKMLPTISKMKGISQLAGIGKYFYRPSKTEVERAYRILNNIAAMLSNSGVQFAYLYDREPYSGALLLELGMIDEFREYGKRLLEFFGSRGITRLITVDPHTTNALSRLREYHKSDIEVIPYLFLLKGARAEGEFVLHDSCLYSKHLKMYESIRQFMRDSGLKLKEDRMVTGRETAMCCGSPVGVVNPELSGEIAAHRAVKLSSVGSRVILMCPMCYQNLSPHIRDISDLAEVIH